A single genomic interval of Zunongwangia sp. HGR-M22 harbors:
- a CDS encoding alpha/beta hydrolase, which produces MQTANLSLEHVIKQPKGQTEKAPVVFMFHGYGSNEQDLFSFASELPEEFFVISVRAPYPMQPSGNAWYAIYFDDASGKFSDDEQAIKSRDLIAQFIDEAIETYPINKNKVTLLGFSQGSILSYAVALSYPEKVKNIVALSGYVNKDIIKSGFENNDFDHLNFYCSHGTVDQVIPIDWARKTKPFLDQLNIKNTYSEFPVGHGVAPQNFFELKEWLEKNG; this is translated from the coding sequence ATGCAAACAGCGAATCTTTCTTTAGAACACGTTATAAAACAACCAAAAGGTCAAACTGAAAAAGCTCCCGTAGTTTTTATGTTTCATGGCTATGGTAGTAATGAACAAGATCTTTTTAGTTTTGCAAGCGAGTTACCCGAAGAGTTTTTTGTAATCTCGGTGAGAGCGCCATACCCCATGCAACCAAGTGGTAACGCATGGTATGCAATATATTTTGACGACGCTAGCGGAAAATTTAGCGACGACGAGCAAGCCATTAAATCACGGGATTTAATCGCTCAATTTATCGATGAAGCCATTGAAACTTACCCAATAAACAAGAATAAAGTTACGCTACTAGGTTTTAGCCAGGGCAGTATTTTAAGTTATGCCGTTGCACTCTCTTATCCAGAAAAAGTTAAAAATATTGTTGCACTAAGTGGATACGTAAATAAAGACATCATTAAATCTGGTTTCGAAAATAATGATTTTGACCATTTAAATTTCTATTGTTCCCACGGAACTGTAGACCAGGTTATCCCAATCGATTGGGCTAGAAAAACCAAACCTTTCCTTGATCAATTAAATATCAAAAATACCTATTCTGAATTTCCCGTTGGTCACGGAGTAGCACCACAAAATTTCTTTGAACTTAAGGAATGGCTGGAGAAAAATGGGTGA
- the pta gene encoding phosphate acetyltransferase, which produces MNKGIYIATMEEDSGKSLISLGLMQTLLGKTDKVGYFRPIIDDFPESQKDNHIETVLSQFDIEIPYEEAYGVTRKELVDKRNDGKAGEIIDVIIQKYKKLEEEFNFVLVEGTDFSVKGNVFEFDTNVTIAKNLGLPTIIISSGKDKSKKELVDALNFVYSSFSNRDVKVIGVVANKIQEENVENVRTDLNNFFPKEVEVSIVPMIKTLLHPTIKEIVEELEGKVIFGETHLNNQTGNFGVGAMQLRNYLTKLKENSLVITPGDRADIILGALQAHISANYPPISGIILTGGLIPEDSILKLIEGLSQIVPIVSVQGGTFSVTNRIGNIKSKIYKDSKQKIMTSLAVSDKYLNLDSLTEKLFNFQPKALTPKMFQYSLYKRAQQSRKRIVLPEGTDERILIATMRLIALNIVDITLLGSIDKIKNKIADLGLNIDLSKINVIDPVHSDKYDEYSETFYELRKHKNVNMDMARDMMADVSYFGTMMIHKGDADGMVSGAAHTTQHTIRPALQFIKTKPGVSVVSSVFFMCLEDRVSVFGDCAINPNPNAAELAEIAISSAESSLAFGIEPKIAMLSYSSGTSGKGEDVDRVREATEIVRNKRPDLKIEGPIQYDAAVDATVGKSKLPGSEVAGQASVLIFPDLNTGNNTYKAVQRETGALAIGPMLQGLNKPVNDLSRGCTVDDVFNTVIITAIQAQGF; this is translated from the coding sequence ATGAATAAAGGTATCTACATTGCTACCATGGAAGAAGACAGTGGAAAGTCATTAATATCCCTGGGGCTGATGCAAACTCTTTTAGGAAAAACAGATAAAGTAGGATATTTTAGACCAATAATCGATGATTTTCCTGAAAGTCAGAAAGATAATCATATCGAAACTGTTCTATCTCAATTTGATATTGAAATTCCATACGAAGAAGCCTATGGAGTAACCAGAAAAGAATTGGTTGATAAAAGAAATGACGGTAAAGCAGGCGAAATTATAGACGTCATCATTCAGAAATACAAAAAGCTAGAAGAAGAGTTTAATTTTGTTTTAGTGGAAGGAACCGATTTTTCTGTAAAGGGAAATGTTTTTGAATTCGACACCAATGTAACCATCGCAAAAAATCTTGGTCTGCCTACCATAATTATCTCAAGCGGTAAGGATAAAAGTAAGAAGGAACTCGTTGACGCGCTAAATTTTGTTTACAGTTCTTTTAGTAATCGTGATGTAAAAGTTATTGGAGTAGTTGCCAATAAAATTCAGGAAGAAAACGTTGAAAATGTTAGAACCGATCTCAATAATTTCTTCCCGAAAGAGGTAGAAGTTTCTATCGTTCCGATGATAAAAACTTTGCTCCATCCCACCATCAAAGAGATTGTAGAAGAACTTGAGGGTAAAGTAATATTTGGAGAAACACATTTAAACAATCAAACCGGGAATTTTGGTGTTGGCGCGATGCAACTGCGTAATTATCTTACCAAACTTAAAGAGAATAGCTTGGTAATCACACCGGGAGATCGTGCAGATATTATTCTTGGTGCGTTACAAGCGCATATTTCTGCCAACTACCCTCCAATATCTGGAATTATCCTAACCGGCGGACTAATCCCTGAAGATAGTATCTTAAAACTGATCGAAGGGCTTTCACAAATAGTTCCAATAGTTTCAGTACAGGGCGGAACTTTTAGTGTTACTAATCGTATTGGTAATATTAAATCAAAAATATATAAAGACAGCAAACAGAAAATCATGACGTCTCTGGCTGTTTCAGATAAATATTTAAATCTTGATAGTCTTACTGAAAAACTCTTCAATTTTCAGCCAAAAGCGCTTACGCCAAAGATGTTTCAGTATAGCCTTTACAAACGTGCGCAGCAGTCTAGAAAACGTATCGTGCTTCCAGAAGGAACCGACGAGCGTATATTAATTGCTACAATGCGTCTTATCGCACTTAATATTGTAGACATTACGCTATTAGGAAGCATCGATAAAATCAAAAATAAGATCGCAGATCTTGGGTTAAATATCGATTTGAGCAAAATTAATGTTATCGATCCCGTACATTCCGATAAATACGACGAGTATTCAGAAACTTTTTATGAACTAAGAAAACATAAAAATGTAAATATGGATATGGCTCGTGATATGATGGCCGATGTTTCTTACTTTGGGACCATGATGATCCATAAAGGTGATGCAGACGGCATGGTCTCTGGTGCTGCACATACCACCCAGCATACCATTAGACCCGCGCTTCAGTTCATCAAAACAAAACCAGGCGTATCTGTAGTTTCGTCAGTATTTTTTATGTGTTTAGAAGATCGTGTTTCAGTATTTGGTGACTGTGCGATTAATCCTAATCCTAATGCTGCAGAACTTGCTGAAATTGCAATTTCTTCCGCAGAGAGTAGCCTTGCATTCGGTATCGAACCAAAAATTGCCATGCTTTCTTACTCTTCAGGAACTTCGGGTAAAGGCGAAGATGTAGATCGTGTTCGTGAAGCGACCGAGATCGTTAGAAACAAGCGCCCAGACCTTAAAATTGAAGGACCTATACAATATGATGCTGCGGTAGATGCTACTGTAGGAAAAAGTAAATTACCAGGTTCTGAAGTTGCAGGACAGGCGAGCGTACTTATTTTCCCAGACCTTAATACCGGGAACAATACCTACAAAGCCGTACAAAGAGAAACCGGCGCATTGGCTATAGGACCAATGCTACAGGGACTTAATAAACCGGTTAACGATTTAAGTAGAGGATGTACCGTGGACGACGTTTTTAATACAGTAATTATAACCGCAATACAAGCACAAGGATTTTAA